A genomic region of Mitsuaria sp. 7 contains the following coding sequences:
- a CDS encoding AIR synthase-related protein translates to MSTPHDPSSGTLSYEQAGVNYDLIDPLKISAQRAAAATAGHLSAHGFTEVKASRGESAYVVDVGPFYIASIVECLGTKTLVADEMATLTGKSYYDGIAQDTIAMAVNDLITVGATPLVVQAYWAAGGSDWFGDAQRAQSLVAGWKKACDVCQVAWGGGETPALAGIVEGGRIDLAASCTGLINPKERLSVGDKLGAGDAIVLLASSGIHANGLSLARKLTERLPQGYLTEVQPGLTYGDALLAPTALYSPVTEALYKAGITPHYCANITGHGWRKLLRHPGKFTYRIHTVPPVTPVLKFIQDHAQQDDREAYSTLNMGAGFAIFVKADQAAKVVEIAKACGIDAWDAGRVEDGEKQLLIEPLDIRFGDDDLQLR, encoded by the coding sequence ATGAGCACCCCGCACGACCCCTCCTCCGGCACGCTGAGCTACGAACAGGCCGGCGTCAACTACGACCTGATCGACCCGCTGAAGATCAGCGCCCAGCGCGCCGCGGCCGCGACCGCCGGCCACCTGAGCGCCCATGGCTTCACCGAAGTGAAGGCCTCGCGCGGCGAGTCGGCGTACGTCGTCGACGTGGGTCCGTTCTACATCGCGTCCATCGTCGAGTGCCTGGGCACGAAGACGCTGGTGGCCGACGAGATGGCCACGCTGACCGGCAAGAGCTACTACGACGGCATCGCGCAGGACACGATCGCGATGGCGGTGAACGACCTGATCACCGTCGGCGCGACGCCGCTGGTGGTGCAGGCCTACTGGGCCGCGGGCGGCTCGGACTGGTTCGGCGACGCGCAGCGCGCGCAGTCGCTGGTGGCGGGCTGGAAGAAGGCCTGCGACGTCTGCCAGGTCGCCTGGGGCGGCGGCGAGACGCCGGCGCTGGCGGGCATCGTCGAGGGCGGCCGCATCGACCTGGCGGCGTCCTGCACCGGCCTGATCAATCCGAAGGAACGTCTGTCGGTCGGCGACAAGCTGGGCGCGGGCGACGCGATCGTGCTGCTGGCCTCGTCCGGCATCCACGCCAACGGCCTGAGCCTGGCGCGCAAGCTGACGGAGCGTCTGCCTCAGGGCTACCTGACCGAAGTGCAACCGGGCCTGACCTACGGCGACGCGCTGCTGGCGCCGACGGCGCTGTACTCGCCGGTGACCGAGGCGCTGTACAAGGCCGGCATCACGCCGCACTACTGCGCCAACATCACGGGCCACGGCTGGCGCAAGCTGCTGCGGCACCCGGGCAAGTTCACGTACCGCATCCACACGGTGCCGCCGGTGACGCCGGTGCTGAAGTTCATCCAGGACCACGCGCAGCAGGACGACCGCGAGGCCTATTCGACGCTGAACATGGGCGCGGGTTTCGCGATCTTCGTGAAGGCGGACCAGGCGGCCAAGGTGGTGGAGATCGCCAAGGCCTGCGGCATCGATGCGTGGGACGCGGGCCGCGTCGAGGACGGCGAGAAGCAGCTGCTGATCGAGCCGTTGGACATCCGTTTCGGGGATGACGATCTGCAGCTGCGCTGA
- a CDS encoding SirB2 family protein: MDWFYGPMVKMHALLAWCSIGLFLVRGLAHQFGAAWVTDERLRTLVFSSHVLIVVSGLSLWGALHLDPRYETWMTAKFIALGIYFATGHWAFGRGEFRLLGYVLALLALAYVMAVSMTRQVLLGL, from the coding sequence ATGGACTGGTTCTACGGCCCGATGGTCAAGATGCATGCGCTGCTGGCGTGGTGCAGCATCGGGCTGTTCCTGGTCCGCGGGCTTGCGCATCAGTTCGGCGCCGCGTGGGTGACGGACGAGCGGCTGCGCACGCTGGTGTTCAGCAGCCACGTGCTGATCGTCGTGTCCGGCCTCAGCCTGTGGGGAGCGTTGCACCTCGACCCGCGCTACGAGACCTGGATGACGGCGAAATTCATCGCGCTGGGAATCTACTTCGCGACCGGACACTGGGCCTTCGGACGCGGGGAGTTCCGACTCCTCGGCTACGTGCTCGCGCTCTTGGCGCTGGCGTATGTGATGGCGGTGTCGATGACGCGTCAGGTCTTGCTCGGACTCTGA
- a CDS encoding class I SAM-dependent methyltransferase: MPANTPIHDAAQRGYTSASDNYQRGRPEYPDALTGWLGEALGVRAGARVVDLGAGTGKFTKLLARTGATVTAVEPVDAMRARLSESLPDVRALAGTAEAIPLADGDADVLVCAQAFHWFANAQALREMHRVLRAGGRLGLIWNVRDESRDWVAEITDIVTPYEGDAPRFYKGTWKQPFEGQTLFGPLQRTVFPHSHVGSFEQVVLDRILSVSFIASLPESEQAVVADRLRALKDRYAELREPTIAFPYATEAWLAERLVTA, from the coding sequence ATGCCTGCGAACACCCCCATCCACGACGCCGCCCAGCGCGGCTACACGAGCGCCTCCGACAACTACCAGCGCGGCCGCCCCGAGTACCCCGACGCCCTCACCGGCTGGCTGGGCGAGGCGCTCGGCGTCCGGGCGGGTGCGCGGGTCGTCGATCTCGGCGCGGGCACCGGCAAGTTCACGAAACTGCTGGCGCGTACCGGCGCGACGGTGACGGCGGTGGAGCCGGTCGATGCGATGCGCGCGCGACTGTCGGAAAGCCTGCCGGACGTGCGCGCGCTCGCGGGCACCGCGGAGGCGATCCCGCTGGCCGACGGCGACGCCGACGTGCTCGTCTGCGCGCAGGCCTTCCACTGGTTCGCGAACGCGCAGGCGCTGCGCGAGATGCACCGCGTGCTGCGCGCGGGCGGGCGGCTGGGTCTGATCTGGAACGTCCGCGACGAATCGCGCGACTGGGTCGCCGAGATCACCGACATCGTCACCCCCTACGAGGGCGATGCGCCGCGCTTCTACAAAGGCACGTGGAAGCAGCCTTTCGAGGGACAGACGCTCTTCGGTCCGCTGCAGCGGACGGTGTTCCCGCACAGCCACGTGGGATCGTTCGAGCAGGTGGTGCTCGACCGCATCCTGTCGGTGAGCTTCATCGCGTCGCTGCCGGAGTCGGAACAAGCCGTCGTCGCGGATCGGCTGCGCGCCTTGAAGGACCGCTACGCGGAGCTGCGCGAGCCGACGATCGCCTTCCCCTACGCCACCGAGGCGTGGCTCGCGGAGCGGCTCGTCACGGCGTGA
- a CDS encoding alpha/beta hydrolase codes for MIAALAVLGAGALWSAGRELAAPAFRAIGAPPPALQARQIQLVTSSDVLVSGWWSPGRPGLGTVLLLHGVRGDRRQMLHRAQLLHRQGRGALLIDLPGHGESGGTAITFGWRESEAVVAALEFLAKEAPCERRAVIGVSLGAASTVLARGLPRIDAVVLESMYPTIEDAVSDRLKLHLGEWAGGLSPLLLSQLPLQLDITAQQLRPIDHMAELHAPLLVISGSSDRHTSAAETQRLFAAAAEPKSLWMVPGAAHVDLFDFAPEDYARRVSAFFASRLDRPTCVPDLAAAFTP; via the coding sequence GTGATCGCTGCGCTCGCCGTCCTCGGTGCCGGGGCGCTCTGGTCCGCGGGCCGCGAACTCGCGGCGCCGGCCTTCCGCGCGATCGGCGCGCCGCCGCCTGCGTTGCAGGCGCGACAGATCCAGCTGGTCACTTCCTCCGACGTGCTCGTGTCGGGCTGGTGGAGCCCCGGCCGTCCCGGCCTCGGCACCGTCCTGCTGCTGCATGGCGTGCGCGGCGACCGCCGCCAGATGCTGCATCGCGCGCAACTGCTGCATCGTCAGGGACGCGGCGCGCTGCTGATCGATCTGCCCGGCCACGGGGAGAGCGGCGGCACCGCCATCACCTTCGGATGGCGTGAGTCCGAGGCCGTCGTCGCCGCGCTCGAGTTCCTCGCCAAGGAGGCGCCCTGCGAGCGGCGCGCCGTCATCGGCGTCTCGCTGGGCGCCGCGTCGACCGTGCTCGCACGCGGCCTGCCCCGGATCGACGCCGTGGTGCTGGAGTCGATGTACCCGACGATCGAGGACGCCGTCTCCGACCGCCTCAAGCTGCATCTCGGCGAGTGGGCCGGCGGCCTGTCGCCGCTGCTGCTGTCGCAGTTGCCGCTCCAGCTCGACATCACCGCGCAGCAGTTGCGCCCCATCGATCACATGGCCGAACTGCATGCGCCGCTGCTGGTGATCTCGGGCAGCAGCGACCGCCATACCAGCGCCGCGGAAACGCAGCGGCTCTTCGCCGCCGCGGCCGAACCCAAGTCGCTGTGGATGGTCCCGGGCGCCGCCCATGTGGACCTGTTCGACTTCGCGCCGGAGGACTACGCGAGGCGGGTCTCCGCCTTCTTCGCGAGTCGCCTGGACAGGCCGACGTGCGTCCCCGACCTCGCGGCCGCGTTCACGCCGTGA
- a CDS encoding site-specific integrase has translation MSTLTGLFSRGPSFYLRVVLPLDHPGRSRYRSGRVVLSLGACSRREAISKGIMLRAEVLRGELPPTASAGHPTATGQLLPLPAASGNYATTLPPTAPPPAYLREVFGKWTEAKSRNKDTVAACKRALALFEQQTGNPPLAALSRAHGVEFRAWLQHPDRGTTTKTAHDRMTWVKSLLKFAHVDLELIHRQPWEGLDIDSSTTHRRRPWSTEELQTLLNAPLHAQYALPADIKSGGAAAYWVPLLGMFSGARISELIQLRRRDIELINGTLVLNITDDGDDLRLKTSAAVRKVPVHSELIRLGFGDYVNGIASPDLSMWPDVPRRDGKTGGYFSHWFGLHRRALGLGRYPDFHCFRHTVRSALANGEVAETLIDALLGHEAKGSTGARVYTHRALADLRTAIEKIEYPGVTASVAYLRHLLL, from the coding sequence ATGTCGACCCTGACCGGCCTGTTTTCTCGCGGCCCCAGCTTCTACCTACGCGTCGTGTTGCCCCTGGACCATCCGGGGCGGTCGCGCTATCGCAGCGGACGCGTCGTGCTGTCCCTCGGGGCCTGCAGCCGCCGCGAAGCGATCAGCAAGGGCATCATGCTGCGCGCTGAAGTCCTTCGCGGGGAACTGCCTCCAACGGCATCAGCGGGCCATCCCACTGCCACTGGGCAACTCCTGCCCCTCCCGGCAGCTTCGGGCAACTACGCGACCACCCTGCCTCCCACTGCGCCCCCTCCGGCATACCTGCGGGAAGTCTTCGGCAAATGGACTGAAGCCAAGTCCCGCAACAAGGACACCGTCGCAGCCTGCAAACGGGCCTTGGCGCTCTTCGAACAGCAGACAGGCAACCCTCCCCTTGCCGCGCTCTCGCGGGCCCATGGCGTCGAGTTCCGGGCTTGGCTACAGCACCCCGATCGCGGCACCACGACCAAGACGGCGCACGACCGCATGACCTGGGTGAAGTCGCTGCTGAAGTTCGCCCATGTCGACCTGGAGCTGATCCATCGCCAGCCCTGGGAGGGGCTGGACATCGACTCGTCGACGACACACCGACGGCGTCCTTGGTCTACGGAAGAACTGCAGACCCTGCTGAACGCGCCGCTCCATGCGCAATACGCCTTGCCAGCGGACATCAAGAGCGGCGGCGCAGCGGCGTACTGGGTCCCGTTGCTGGGCATGTTCAGCGGCGCCCGCATCAGCGAGTTGATCCAGCTGCGGCGGCGGGACATCGAGTTGATCAATGGCACGCTGGTCCTGAACATCACCGACGACGGTGACGACCTGCGACTGAAAACCAGCGCTGCAGTTCGGAAAGTACCGGTGCACAGCGAACTGATCCGGCTGGGCTTCGGCGACTACGTCAATGGCATTGCGAGCCCAGACCTGTCGATGTGGCCTGACGTGCCGCGTCGCGACGGCAAGACCGGCGGGTACTTCAGTCATTGGTTTGGTCTACATCGCCGCGCGCTGGGTCTGGGCCGATATCCGGACTTCCACTGCTTCCGACACACGGTCCGCAGCGCGCTCGCGAACGGCGAAGTCGCGGAGACCTTGATCGACGCGTTACTGGGGCATGAGGCGAAGGGCAGCACGGGCGCCCGCGTCTACACGCACCGCGCGCTGGCGGACCTGCGAACAGCTATAGAGAAGATCGAGTACCCGGGGGTCACCGCTTCCGTTGCCTACCTTCGGCATCTTCTACTTTGA
- a CDS encoding TrlF family AAA-like ATPase, with translation MSKSAVDTSRGSLWHRWDPHIHAPGTAMNDQYGGADPWSEFFTRVDQQQPAIRALGITDYFLVDTYEKACEAKAAGRLPGVELLFPNVEIRLSLGTGTNSAINAHLLFSPDEKDHVERIRRLLSGFKFRYMKDEFRCERSELMRLGRAHDVAIVDDGVALTAGVNQFKIDFEDLRKTWETNDWFRANCLVAMAAGERDGTSGLRDPTGSFAATRTNIEAFAHIIFSGNPKQAAFYAGKGQATLDELNAKWGGVKPCLHGSDAHDHSRVGNPLMDRYCWLKGAVTFEALRQTCMNPDGRAFIGKEPPRGALPNSAIRSVEVSHAPWMKPARIELNAGLIAIIGARGSGKTALADFIAMGGCAVFQHLSDKSFLRRAGEHLQQSEVQLQWESGDTTSNSFAGLEMEDLVDAPHVQYLSQQFVDQLCSAEGLEDPLVREIERVVFDAHSEGDRLDATSFDELLNIRLEGARTSRNRHVQAISRTSEMMTSEQARKDGLPALVNERTAKQTAIQTDEAGMKALMPKGDAARAQRHDQVADAVEAKRGEVIAVKVRLEALQHLVADVKNLRERELPEMLEVLRLERADAALPAADWDKFKLVFAGDVDAVLTQRLQETKRQLRMLEGDLTAPTAPAVATDSSVPLLADTDDLTRQPLKLLERELARLRTLVGMDAQNARRFKQMSDRVATAKIALTKLDAEITKGQGANERIDTLRQQRRSDYVGVFQAVLEEEKALQALYQPLKAQIAQAQGSLAKLAFTVRRDVDLDAWCEEGESLLDLRSAGAFKGKGSLRSIASLALLDAWRTGDAAQAGEALQQFIAAHSADLRGHRPEQMEIKEWSRRVSAWLFSTHHISVGYGLEFDGVSIERLSPGTRGIVLLLLYLAVDAQDDRPLIVDQPEENLDPQSIYDELVVEFQRAKLRRQVIIVTHNANLVVNTDADQVIVARCGSHEPGRLPQMTYVSGGLEEPAIREAVCAILEGGKRAFQERAKRLRVAV, from the coding sequence ATGAGCAAAAGCGCGGTCGATACCTCGCGGGGTTCGTTGTGGCATCGCTGGGACCCCCACATCCATGCGCCTGGTACGGCGATGAACGACCAGTATGGCGGTGCCGATCCCTGGTCCGAATTCTTCACTCGTGTCGACCAGCAGCAGCCGGCCATTCGCGCCCTGGGCATCACGGACTACTTCCTCGTTGACACCTACGAGAAGGCCTGCGAGGCGAAGGCCGCCGGGCGCTTGCCGGGCGTCGAACTCCTGTTCCCCAACGTTGAAATCCGCCTGTCGCTAGGCACGGGGACCAACTCGGCGATCAACGCGCATCTGCTGTTCTCACCGGACGAGAAGGACCACGTCGAGCGTATTCGCCGCCTGCTGTCGGGCTTCAAGTTCCGCTACATGAAGGATGAGTTTCGCTGCGAGCGTTCAGAACTTATGCGCCTAGGGCGTGCGCATGACGTCGCAATTGTCGACGACGGCGTGGCACTCACGGCTGGGGTGAACCAGTTCAAGATCGACTTCGAGGACCTGCGCAAGACCTGGGAGACCAACGACTGGTTCCGCGCCAATTGCTTGGTCGCTATGGCTGCCGGCGAGCGCGACGGAACATCGGGGCTGCGGGATCCGACTGGATCTTTTGCCGCGACGCGCACCAACATCGAGGCCTTTGCACACATCATTTTCAGCGGTAATCCCAAGCAGGCGGCCTTCTATGCGGGAAAAGGGCAAGCGACGCTAGACGAACTCAACGCCAAGTGGGGTGGCGTCAAGCCTTGTTTACACGGGTCGGATGCTCATGATCACAGCAGGGTCGGCAATCCGCTGATGGATCGTTATTGCTGGCTCAAAGGCGCGGTGACCTTCGAAGCCCTGCGTCAGACCTGCATGAACCCCGATGGGCGCGCCTTCATCGGCAAGGAACCGCCGCGTGGCGCGCTACCCAATAGCGCCATCCGATCTGTAGAAGTCAGCCACGCGCCGTGGATGAAGCCGGCGAGGATCGAGCTGAACGCTGGACTTATTGCCATCATCGGAGCCCGTGGATCTGGCAAGACCGCGTTGGCGGATTTCATCGCCATGGGCGGCTGCGCGGTTTTCCAACACCTGAGTGACAAGTCCTTCCTGCGGAGGGCAGGCGAGCACCTGCAGCAGTCCGAGGTCCAGCTGCAGTGGGAATCCGGTGACACCACCTCCAATTCCTTCGCCGGGCTAGAGATGGAGGACCTCGTTGACGCGCCGCACGTGCAGTACCTGTCCCAGCAGTTCGTCGATCAATTGTGTTCGGCGGAGGGGCTGGAGGATCCGCTGGTACGTGAGATCGAACGCGTCGTGTTCGATGCGCACTCGGAGGGTGACCGACTGGACGCTACTTCGTTCGACGAACTTCTGAACATACGCCTGGAGGGGGCTCGAACCAGCCGTAACCGGCATGTCCAGGCCATTTCACGCACTTCAGAGATGATGACCTCCGAGCAGGCGCGCAAAGACGGGCTGCCTGCCCTGGTCAATGAGCGTACGGCTAAGCAGACGGCCATCCAGACCGACGAGGCTGGCATGAAGGCGTTGATGCCCAAAGGCGATGCCGCACGAGCGCAGCGTCACGACCAGGTCGCCGATGCCGTGGAGGCCAAACGGGGCGAGGTGATCGCAGTCAAGGTCAGGCTTGAAGCACTGCAGCACCTCGTGGCCGACGTCAAAAACCTGCGCGAGCGCGAGCTGCCGGAAATGCTCGAAGTCTTGAGGCTTGAGCGAGCAGACGCGGCGCTGCCGGCAGCGGACTGGGATAAGTTCAAGTTGGTCTTTGCGGGAGATGTGGACGCGGTGCTCACGCAGCGACTGCAAGAGACAAAGCGCCAGCTGCGCATGCTCGAAGGAGATTTGACGGCGCCGACTGCGCCAGCCGTCGCGACTGATTCCAGTGTTCCCTTGCTGGCTGACACCGATGATCTGACCAGGCAGCCACTGAAGTTGCTGGAGCGCGAGCTTGCGCGGTTGCGCACGCTGGTGGGCATGGATGCGCAGAACGCAAGACGCTTCAAGCAGATGAGCGACCGCGTTGCGACGGCCAAGATTGCGCTGACCAAGCTGGACGCCGAGATCACGAAGGGCCAGGGCGCGAACGAGCGCATTGACACGTTGCGCCAGCAAAGGCGTTCGGACTATGTCGGTGTCTTCCAGGCTGTGTTGGAGGAAGAGAAGGCCCTGCAAGCGCTGTATCAGCCGCTGAAAGCGCAGATCGCTCAGGCGCAAGGATCGCTTGCCAAGCTCGCATTCACCGTGCGGCGCGATGTGGACCTCGACGCGTGGTGCGAGGAGGGCGAGTCGCTGCTGGACTTGCGTTCGGCGGGAGCCTTCAAGGGCAAAGGAAGCCTGCGCAGCATAGCGTCATTGGCATTGCTCGATGCTTGGCGAACGGGCGATGCCGCGCAGGCTGGAGAAGCGCTGCAGCAGTTCATCGCTGCGCATTCCGCCGACCTGCGCGGTCATCGTCCAGAGCAAATGGAGATCAAGGAATGGTCGCGGCGCGTTTCGGCGTGGTTGTTCAGTACACATCACATCTCGGTCGGGTACGGTCTGGAGTTCGACGGTGTATCTATCGAACGACTGTCCCCGGGAACGCGCGGCATCGTGCTGCTGCTGCTGTACTTGGCTGTGGATGCCCAGGACGACCGTCCTCTGATCGTCGACCAGCCTGAGGAGAACCTGGACCCGCAGTCGATCTACGATGAACTTGTGGTCGAGTTCCAGCGTGCGAAGCTGCGCCGCCAAGTGATCATCGTGACCCATAACGCGAACTTGGTCGTCAACACCGATGCGGATCAGGTGATCGTTGCTCGCTGCGGTAGCCACGAGCCGGGCCGCTTGCCTCAAATGACCTATGTCTCTGGGGGGCTGGAGGAGCCGGCGATCCGGGAAGCAGTGTGCGCCATCCTGGAGGGTGGTAAGCGTGCTTTCCAGGAACGTGCGAAGCGGCTGCGTGTTGCCGTGTAA
- a CDS encoding AlpA family transcriptional regulator, whose amino-acid sequence MSFKILRLPSVCALMGCSRSTIYRLVADGLWTKPVSLSSGCIGWPEDEVQTILGARVAGMADGEIRRLTTALQAQREAFSA is encoded by the coding sequence ATGTCCTTCAAGATCCTTCGACTCCCCTCGGTCTGCGCCCTCATGGGATGCTCCCGATCGACCATCTATCGCCTCGTCGCTGACGGCCTGTGGACGAAACCTGTGAGCCTCTCCTCGGGCTGCATTGGCTGGCCCGAAGACGAAGTCCAGACCATCCTCGGCGCGCGTGTCGCGGGCATGGCCGACGGCGAGATCCGCCGTTTGACTACAGCGCTGCAGGCGCAGCGGGAGGCGTTCAGCGCATGA
- a CDS encoding helix-turn-helix transcriptional regulator — MEENEVVKALGALAQPLRLQVFRALVVVGQSGLTPGAIQEALGVPAATLSFHLKELVASGLVTQERASRNLIYRAAYDQMNALLGYLTKNCCQGDACAVDNDPAKCGC, encoded by the coding sequence ATGGAAGAAAACGAAGTCGTCAAAGCCCTCGGTGCTCTCGCCCAACCGCTGCGGCTCCAGGTGTTCCGCGCCCTGGTCGTGGTCGGCCAGAGCGGCCTGACCCCCGGTGCAATCCAGGAAGCCCTCGGCGTACCTGCCGCCACCCTGTCGTTCCACTTGAAGGAACTGGTCGCGTCGGGGCTGGTAACGCAGGAACGCGCCAGCCGCAACCTGATCTACCGCGCCGCGTACGACCAGATGAACGCCCTGCTTGGATACCTGACCAAGAACTGCTGCCAGGGTGATGCCTGCGCGGTGGACAACGACCCGGCCAAGTGCGGCTGCTGA
- a CDS encoding arsenate reductase ArsC codes for MKTPTYNVLFICTRNSARSILAEGLLNHMGGGRFKAFSAGSAPSGQVHLMAMEELQQLGIATDGLRSKGWDEFAVADAPVMDFVFTVCDQAAGETCPVWPGQPLTAHWGMPDPGTVEGPEATRRLAFRNAAITLKRRLELMMALPLPALDRMAIRQEITTIGNR; via the coding sequence GTGAAGACACCCACCTACAACGTCCTGTTCATCTGCACCCGGAACTCAGCCCGGTCCATCCTCGCGGAAGGCCTGTTGAATCACATGGGCGGCGGACGCTTCAAGGCGTTCTCCGCAGGCAGCGCGCCCAGCGGGCAAGTTCACCTGATGGCCATGGAGGAACTGCAGCAGCTGGGCATCGCGACGGATGGCCTTCGCTCCAAGGGCTGGGATGAATTTGCAGTCGCCGATGCGCCCGTGATGGACTTCGTCTTCACCGTCTGCGATCAGGCTGCTGGCGAGACTTGCCCCGTATGGCCGGGTCAGCCCCTGACCGCTCACTGGGGCATGCCCGATCCGGGGACGGTCGAGGGCCCGGAGGCCACACGTCGGCTGGCCTTCCGCAATGCAGCAATCACCTTGAAGCGGCGCCTGGAATTGATGATGGCGCTGCCCCTGCCAGCGCTCGACCGCATGGCGATCCGCCAGGAAATCACCACCATCGGCAATCGCTGA
- a CDS encoding arsenate reductase ArsC — protein sequence MATNVLILCTHNSARSVLSEGMLNHWASRLGKDLRGFSAGSAPSGRINPHALHALAAAGVDVAGFRSKSWDEFIGPEAPQMRIVITVCDSAAAEQCPYWPGSPVKVHWGYADPSAAPEADRAAAFELTREAIAYRMLQLTLLPVATMTDAALQDALIRIGRS from the coding sequence ATGGCCACCAACGTCCTCATCCTGTGCACCCACAACTCGGCGCGAAGCGTGCTGAGTGAAGGCATGCTGAATCACTGGGCATCACGGCTGGGCAAAGACCTGCGCGGATTCAGCGCCGGCAGCGCGCCCAGCGGACGGATCAACCCGCACGCCCTGCACGCGCTTGCGGCTGCTGGTGTCGACGTTGCCGGATTCCGCAGCAAGAGCTGGGACGAATTCATCGGCCCCGAAGCGCCGCAGATGCGCATCGTCATTACCGTCTGCGACAGCGCCGCCGCCGAGCAATGTCCTTACTGGCCGGGCAGCCCCGTGAAGGTGCATTGGGGTTACGCCGATCCGTCCGCTGCCCCCGAGGCCGATCGGGCGGCCGCCTTCGAACTGACCCGGGAAGCCATTGCCTATCGCATGCTTCAACTCACCCTGCTCCCCGTCGCGACGATGACCGACGCGGCGTTGCAGGATGCCTTGATCCGCATTGGCCGCTCATGA
- the arsB gene encoding ACR3 family arsenite efflux transporter yields MDKVTALPSAKVTAPPARIGFFEKYLSVWVMACIAIGVGLGQVAPGLAHSVASLEVAQVNVPVGVLIWIMIIPMLLKVDFAALGQVKTHARGIGVTLFINWGVKPFSMAVLAWMFIRHLFASWLPAEQLDSYVAGLILLAAAPCTAMVFVWSQLCKGDPLFTLSQVALNDAIMVIAFAPIVALLLGLSSVTVPWDTLMTSVGLYIVLPVVMSQLWRRWLLQRGQARLQATLAKLSPFSISALLLTLVLLFAFQGGQIIEQPLVIALLAVPILIQVILNSGLAYILNRRFGVQHCVAGPSALIGASNFFELAVATAISLFGFQSGAALATVVGVLVEVPIMLAIVSIVNRSQSWYEQGSRNA; encoded by the coding sequence ATGGACAAGGTCACGGCTCTCCCATCGGCCAAGGTCACCGCCCCACCGGCTCGCATCGGCTTCTTCGAGAAGTACCTGAGCGTATGGGTGATGGCGTGCATCGCCATCGGGGTCGGACTCGGACAGGTCGCCCCCGGCCTCGCTCATTCCGTAGCCTCGCTGGAGGTCGCACAAGTCAATGTGCCGGTCGGCGTGCTGATCTGGATCATGATCATCCCGATGCTGCTGAAGGTCGACTTCGCCGCACTGGGTCAAGTGAAGACGCATGCGAGGGGCATCGGGGTCACGCTGTTCATCAACTGGGGCGTCAAGCCATTTTCGATGGCCGTCCTTGCATGGATGTTCATCCGTCATCTGTTCGCGTCCTGGCTGCCCGCCGAGCAGCTCGACAGCTACGTCGCGGGTCTGATTCTCCTGGCGGCAGCACCGTGCACGGCCATGGTCTTCGTCTGGAGTCAGCTGTGCAAAGGTGATCCACTTTTCACGCTGTCGCAGGTCGCGCTGAACGACGCGATCATGGTGATCGCCTTCGCGCCCATCGTCGCGCTTCTCCTCGGGTTGTCCTCGGTCACCGTGCCGTGGGACACGTTGATGACCTCGGTCGGGCTCTACATCGTCCTCCCGGTCGTCATGTCCCAGCTCTGGCGCAGATGGCTCCTGCAGCGCGGCCAAGCCCGCCTGCAGGCAACGCTCGCGAAGCTATCGCCCTTCTCCATCAGCGCGCTGTTGTTGACACTGGTACTGCTCTTCGCCTTCCAGGGCGGCCAGATCATTGAACAACCGCTGGTCATCGCTCTGCTCGCCGTACCCATCCTGATTCAGGTCATCTTGAACTCGGGGCTGGCGTACATCCTCAACCGCAGGTTTGGTGTCCAGCACTGCGTCGCCGGTCCATCCGCACTCATCGGTGCCAGCAACTTCTTCGAGTTGGCGGTCGCGACTGCCATCAGCCTCTTCGGGTTCCAGTCCGGCGCCGCTTTGGCGACCGTGGTTGGTGTTCTGGTCGAGGTCCCCATCATGCTGGCCATCGTCAGCATCGTTAATCGCAGCCAATCCTGGTACGAGCAAGGAAGCCGAAATGCCTGA